In Bacillus sp. SM2101, a single genomic region encodes these proteins:
- the nagE gene encoding N-acetylglucosamine-specific PTS transporter subunit IIBC, which yields MFKFLQRIGKSLMLPIAVLPAAALLLRFGAEDILNIPFISAAGGALFANLSLIFAIGIAIGLSKDNHGAAALAGAVGYFVLTDATQAINDEINMGVLGGILAGIISGQLYNRYHDIKLPEWLAFFGGRRFVPIVTSIAMLIIALPLGFIWPPIQEGINSLGEWIIGAGAVGVGVFGFLNRLLIPLGLHHVINTLVWFVFGEYGGATGDLNRFFAGDPTAGQFMTGFFPIMMFGLPAACLAMIAAAKPERRKQVSGALIGIALTSFLTGITEPIEFTFMFIAPLLYVIHALLTASSMVVTNLLGIHDGFGFSAGVTDYLLNFGIAQKPLLLLVVGLIYGVIYFIVFYVLIKVMNIKTPGREDEAIEEDPIASAGTGDKYTTMAESFLQDLGGKENITSIDNCATRLRLEVKDSSAIREASLKKHGAHGVMKVDDNHIQVIVGTNVEFVADALKRMV from the coding sequence TTACAAAGAATTGGGAAGTCACTTATGCTACCAATTGCTGTATTACCAGCCGCAGCATTATTACTTCGTTTTGGAGCAGAGGATATATTAAATATCCCGTTTATATCTGCTGCTGGTGGAGCATTATTTGCAAATTTATCACTCATCTTTGCAATAGGGATTGCAATAGGATTATCAAAAGATAATCACGGTGCTGCAGCACTAGCAGGTGCAGTCGGATATTTTGTCTTAACAGATGCAACGCAAGCTATTAATGATGAAATTAATATGGGGGTTCTAGGTGGTATTTTAGCGGGGATTATAAGTGGTCAATTGTATAATCGCTATCATGATATAAAATTGCCAGAATGGTTAGCCTTTTTTGGAGGAAGAAGGTTCGTTCCAATTGTTACATCTATCGCGATGCTTATAATTGCTTTGCCATTAGGGTTTATTTGGCCACCTATTCAAGAGGGGATTAATAGTTTAGGTGAATGGATTATTGGTGCAGGTGCAGTTGGTGTTGGCGTATTCGGCTTCTTAAACCGTTTGTTAATTCCGTTAGGACTTCATCATGTCATAAACACCTTAGTTTGGTTTGTGTTCGGCGAATATGGAGGAGCAACAGGGGATTTAAATCGCTTCTTCGCTGGTGACCCAACAGCAGGTCAATTTATGACGGGCTTCTTTCCAATCATGATGTTTGGCCTTCCCGCAGCATGCCTAGCAATGATAGCTGCCGCAAAACCTGAACGAAGAAAACAAGTTTCTGGCGCACTGATAGGTATTGCTTTAACGTCATTTTTAACAGGTATTACTGAACCGATAGAATTTACGTTTATGTTTATCGCACCACTATTGTATGTTATTCATGCATTATTAACGGCGAGTTCAATGGTAGTGACGAACTTACTTGGCATCCACGACGGTTTTGGATTTTCAGCGGGTGTTACAGATTATTTATTGAATTTTGGAATTGCCCAAAAACCTCTTTTATTATTAGTAGTAGGATTAATTTATGGAGTAATTTACTTCATCGTATTTTATGTTCTTATAAAGGTTATGAATATTAAAACACCAGGCCGAGAGGATGAGGCAATTGAGGAGGATCCTATCGCATCAGCTGGAACAGGTGATAAATATACTACAATGGCTGAGAGCTTCCTACAAGATTTAGGTGGTAAAGAGAATATTACTAGTATAGATAACTGCGCCACTCGACTTCGATTAGAGGTGAAAGACAGCAGTGCTATAAGAGAAGCTTCATTAAAGAAACATGGTGCTCACGGAGTTATGAAAGTAGATGACAATCATATTCAAGTAATTGTAGGAACAAATGTTGAATTCGTAGCAGATGCGTTAAAGCGCATGGTATAG
- a CDS encoding 3-hydroxyacyl-CoA dehydrogenase/enoyl-CoA hydratase family protein, protein MVQHIKKAAVLGSGVMGSGIAAHLANIGVPTILLDIVPRELADDEKAKGLTLEDKSVRNRLSSQAIKKLLKQKPAPLMSKDNIVLIEAGNMEDDMERLSECDWIIEVVVENLEIKKQVFERIEQVRKPGSIVSSNTSGISIEAMAEGRSDDFKKHFLGTHFFNPPRYLKLLEVIPTKDTSPEVLSFIKQYGEEKLGKGVVEAKDTPNFIANRIGTYGLHITVNEMLKGGYSAGEVDSVTGPLIGRPKSATFRTLDVVGLDTFVHVAKNVYDNVEGKDKEVFVTPEFMKKMVEKGWLGSKTGQGFFLKKGKEILQLNPETFEYEPRTKLKAPSIEMSKQIKKLPEKLKALVYAEDRAGALLWNIISPALLYSAELLGEIADDIVAIDKAMKWGFGWEIGPFEMWDAIGLEKSVNKMKSEGKEIPAWIEEMLSNGITSFYKKENGGVAYLDKDEYKLLKENEKIVHLKSLKEKNGVIKKNSGASLIDIGNDVALLEFHSPNNAIGLDIIQMVNYSLEEVDRNYKGLVIGNQGKNFCVGANLAMMLMEAQDDNFFEIEMVIRHFQQAMMNVKYSAKPVVAAPFAMTLGGGTEISLPTSQIQASSETYMGLVEVGVGLIPGGGGNKELYINHLKTMPKGVDFDLQAVANKVFETIAMAKVSTSGPDARNYNFLTKQDGISFNGDHLIHDAKQVVISLYDKGYQAPKREMVPVVGETGYATLLLGAQNMHLSGYISDHDLTIAKKLSHVIAGGKVPFGTKVDEQYLLDLEREAFVSLIGEPKTQQRMQHMLVKGKPLRN, encoded by the coding sequence ATGGTCCAACATATTAAAAAAGCAGCTGTTCTTGGTTCAGGTGTAATGGGCTCTGGAATAGCAGCACACTTAGCTAATATTGGGGTTCCCACTATATTGTTAGATATTGTACCTCGAGAGTTAGCAGACGATGAAAAAGCTAAGGGGCTAACATTAGAAGATAAAAGTGTAAGAAATCGATTAAGCTCTCAAGCTATTAAAAAACTGTTAAAGCAAAAGCCAGCTCCGCTAATGTCAAAGGACAATATTGTGTTAATTGAAGCAGGTAACATGGAAGATGACATGGAAAGGCTTTCTGAATGTGATTGGATAATTGAAGTTGTTGTAGAAAATCTAGAAATTAAGAAACAAGTATTTGAACGTATTGAACAAGTAAGAAAGCCAGGGAGTATCGTAAGTTCTAATACTTCTGGAATATCAATTGAGGCAATGGCAGAAGGTCGTTCCGATGATTTCAAAAAACACTTTCTTGGAACACACTTCTTTAACCCGCCTCGCTATTTAAAACTGTTGGAGGTTATTCCTACAAAGGATACTTCTCCTGAAGTTTTATCTTTCATTAAGCAGTATGGGGAAGAAAAACTAGGAAAAGGTGTAGTTGAAGCGAAGGATACACCTAATTTTATTGCTAATCGAATTGGAACTTATGGGCTTCACATCACTGTAAATGAAATGTTAAAAGGTGGCTACAGCGCCGGTGAAGTTGACTCGGTAACCGGTCCATTAATTGGTAGACCAAAAAGTGCAACTTTCCGCACGCTTGATGTTGTCGGTTTAGATACATTCGTTCACGTTGCAAAAAACGTATACGATAATGTTGAAGGTAAGGATAAAGAAGTATTTGTTACTCCAGAATTTATGAAAAAGATGGTTGAAAAAGGTTGGTTAGGTAGTAAAACTGGTCAAGGCTTTTTCTTGAAAAAAGGAAAAGAAATTTTACAATTAAATCCAGAAACGTTTGAGTATGAGCCAAGAACAAAGCTAAAAGCGCCATCTATCGAAATGAGTAAACAAATTAAGAAGCTTCCTGAGAAATTGAAAGCGCTTGTATATGCAGAGGATAGAGCTGGGGCACTGCTATGGAATATTATTAGCCCTGCACTCTTGTATTCTGCTGAACTATTAGGTGAGATTGCAGATGACATCGTTGCAATTGATAAAGCGATGAAGTGGGGCTTTGGTTGGGAAATCGGTCCATTTGAAATGTGGGATGCAATCGGTTTAGAGAAATCAGTAAACAAAATGAAGTCTGAAGGAAAAGAGATTCCAGCGTGGATAGAAGAAATGCTTTCAAACGGTATTACTTCCTTCTATAAAAAAGAGAACGGTGGAGTTGCATACTTAGACAAAGATGAATACAAGCTGCTAAAGGAAAACGAAAAAATTGTTCATCTTAAGAGCTTAAAAGAGAAAAATGGAGTTATTAAGAAAAATAGTGGTGCTAGTTTAATAGATATTGGTAATGATGTAGCACTTTTAGAGTTCCATTCTCCAAATAATGCCATTGGATTAGACATCATTCAAATGGTTAATTATTCTCTTGAAGAAGTCGATCGTAACTATAAAGGATTAGTAATAGGAAACCAAGGTAAAAACTTCTGTGTCGGAGCTAATCTAGCAATGATGCTTATGGAAGCACAGGACGATAATTTCTTTGAAATTGAAATGGTTATACGTCATTTCCAACAAGCAATGATGAATGTGAAATATAGCGCTAAGCCAGTTGTTGCCGCACCATTCGCTATGACGTTAGGCGGCGGTACAGAAATTAGCTTACCGACAAGTCAGATTCAAGCATCAAGTGAAACATATATGGGCTTAGTTGAAGTTGGTGTAGGTTTAATTCCAGGTGGTGGTGGTAATAAAGAGCTTTACATTAACCATCTGAAAACAATGCCAAAAGGTGTAGATTTTGATCTGCAAGCTGTCGCAAATAAAGTATTCGAAACGATAGCAATGGCTAAAGTGTCAACATCTGGACCTGATGCTCGAAACTATAATTTCTTAACAAAACAAGACGGCATTAGCTTTAATGGAGATCATCTTATCCATGATGCAAAACAAGTTGTCATATCACTTTATGATAAAGGCTATCAAGCTCCTAAACGTGAGATGGTTCCAGTGGTTGGGGAAACAGGATATGCAACATTATTATTAGGAGCACAAAATATGCATTTATCTGGATATATCTCCGATCACGACTTAACAATTGCGAAAAAACTGTCACACGTTATTGCAGGTGGTAAAGTACCATTTGGAACAAAGGTCGATGAGCAATACTTACTTGATTTAGAACGTGAGGCGTTCGTTAGCTTAATTGGAGAACCAAAAACACAGCAACGTATGCAACACATGTTAGTAAAAGGTAAGCCGTTACGCAATTAA
- a CDS encoding YuzL family protein — protein sequence MARMKKSPSKAGVSAASVKGNAGPTVENEGGKTQSQNQQYKKHNMQPEE from the coding sequence ATGGCACGCATGAAGAAGAGTCCATCAAAAGCAGGAGTAAGCGCAGCAAGTGTAAAAGGGAATGCTGGTCCTACGGTTGAAAATGAGGGTGGAAAAACTCAAAGCCAAAATCAGCAATATAAAAAGCATAATATGCAACCCGAGGAATAA